A window of the Tunturibacter empetritectus genome harbors these coding sequences:
- a CDS encoding CRTAC1 family protein, with the protein MKLSSFLRTAAIFFFAATAFGEQQPYPPTTDHPPPAWFVDVALKAGITVRDVNGSVESKRYIIEATGSGVAILDYDNDGWPDIFLVNGTNLPGTTSAAGQAKPTNHLFHNNRDGTFTDVTVKAGLVSTGWGQGACVGDYDNDGFDDIYVTGYGKNRLFHNQGNGTFKEVAEQAGVAGTGKEWGTGCAFVDYDRDGKLDLAVANYVHFDLARTPTPGQTSGCIWKGVPVMCGPRGLESAPNILYHNLGGGKFEDVSKPSGFERTQGHYCFSITTLDYDDDGWPDLYVACDSTPAILYRNNHDGTFKDTAADAGVAFNEDGREQAGMGSTTADYDGDGRLDLFKTNFSDDTSTLYRNNGDGTYTDMTFAAGLGINTDALGWGAMFADVDNDGWPDLLVANGHVYPEVDSAKLGSSYREPRLLYYNLGNGKFRDISKTSGPGLVDPRSSRGLAIADLFNDGRLEAVINNLSDRPMLLVNLARNQNHWLGLHLRGTSSNRDAIGARVTLKSAKRLWVDEVRSGSSYNSSSDLRLHFGLGTETHLTSIQIRWPNGQMEIFDPPASVDRMIDLTEGDGRVPSAN; encoded by the coding sequence ATGAAGCTTAGCTCCTTTCTTCGAACCGCGGCCATCTTCTTCTTTGCGGCGACCGCATTCGGAGAGCAGCAGCCCTATCCGCCAACGACCGATCATCCTCCCCCCGCTTGGTTTGTGGATGTCGCCTTGAAGGCTGGCATCACTGTTCGCGATGTCAACGGAAGCGTCGAATCCAAGCGTTACATCATCGAGGCTACCGGCTCCGGCGTCGCCATTCTCGACTACGACAACGACGGCTGGCCCGACATCTTTCTCGTCAACGGCACGAACCTGCCCGGCACAACCTCTGCAGCCGGCCAGGCAAAGCCAACCAATCATCTCTTCCACAACAATCGCGACGGAACCTTCACCGACGTCACCGTAAAGGCAGGCCTGGTCTCCACTGGATGGGGGCAAGGAGCATGCGTTGGAGACTATGACAACGACGGATTCGACGACATCTACGTCACCGGCTACGGCAAAAACCGCCTCTTCCACAACCAGGGCAATGGAACCTTCAAAGAGGTAGCCGAGCAGGCAGGCGTCGCCGGCACAGGCAAGGAGTGGGGCACCGGCTGCGCCTTCGTCGATTACGATCGCGACGGCAAGCTGGACCTGGCCGTCGCCAACTACGTGCACTTCGATCTTGCCCGCACTCCAACACCGGGCCAAACCTCAGGATGCATCTGGAAGGGAGTGCCCGTCATGTGCGGTCCACGCGGCCTCGAGAGCGCACCGAACATCCTCTACCACAACCTTGGCGGCGGAAAGTTCGAAGACGTCAGCAAGCCCAGTGGATTCGAACGAACACAAGGCCACTACTGCTTCTCCATCACCACGCTCGACTACGACGACGATGGCTGGCCCGATCTCTACGTCGCCTGCGACTCCACACCCGCCATCCTCTATCGAAACAACCACGACGGCACCTTCAAGGACACTGCCGCCGACGCCGGCGTAGCCTTCAACGAAGACGGCCGCGAACAGGCCGGGATGGGATCAACCACGGCCGACTACGACGGCGACGGCAGACTCGACCTCTTCAAAACCAACTTCTCCGACGACACCTCCACCCTCTATCGCAACAATGGCGACGGCACCTATACCGACATGACCTTCGCCGCAGGGCTTGGCATCAACACCGATGCCCTCGGCTGGGGCGCCATGTTCGCCGATGTCGACAACGACGGCTGGCCCGACCTTCTCGTTGCGAACGGCCACGTCTATCCCGAGGTCGACTCCGCCAAACTAGGTTCGTCCTATCGCGAGCCTCGCCTCCTCTACTACAACCTGGGCAACGGAAAGTTCCGCGACATCAGCAAGACCTCCGGCCCCGGGCTCGTCGACCCACGCTCCAGCCGTGGCCTTGCCATCGCGGACCTCTTCAACGACGGACGCCTCGAAGCCGTGATTAACAACCTGAGCGATCGTCCAATGCTTTTAGTCAACCTCGCGAGGAATCAGAACCACTGGCTCGGCCTTCATCTCAGAGGTACATCCTCCAACCGTGATGCCATTGGCGCGCGCGTAACCCTGAAATCCGCAAAGCGCCTCTGGGTAGACGAGGTTCGTAGCGGCTCCAGTTACAACTCGTCAAGCGATCTCCGTCTCCACTTTGGCCTCGGCACGGAGACGCACCTCACGAGCATTCAAATTCGCTGGCCCAACGGCCAGATGGAGATCTTTGACCCTCCCGCGTCGGTGGATCGCATGATCGACCTGACCGAGGGAGATGGCCGGGTGCCATCGGCGAATTAA
- a CDS encoding CRTAC1 family protein, producing the protein MSTAASIAQSTSPNSHSDAQSDKPQEGGQAPATGGSNTGGAHRAVLDEEKRPITAGGFVKSGPVIFQDIAAKAGLASWIHTMGTPEKRFIIETIGSGVGLIDYDNDGWLDIYLVNGSTSDAISGKATPPHAALFHNNHDGTFTDVAAKAHVTNDRWGVGVAIADYDNDGWPDIYVTNFGKNRLYHNNHDGTFTDVAEKAGVSLGNWSTGATWGDYDGDGRLDLFVPGYVHYDLANQPGSGGKEVSYSFCQFRGEKVMCGPRGLKGEPDHLFHNNGDGTFTDVSEKAGVSDKNGFYGLASVFVDVNNDGKPDLLVANDSTPNYLYINKGDGTFEDVSYASGYALNENGRETASMGIATGDYRNNGLLDIYNTTFSDDYNPLYRNDGDVNFTDISYQMGIAEPTIPFLGWGTAFLDFDNDGWKDLIIANGHVYPQVDHTSWGTTWAERPLLFHNIEGKKFDFEPAVEGTALASLYVGRGMAVGDLFNDGKLDVVINSLDGHPGLLRNVSQDHHHWIELKLIGGPKSPRDAIGATVYLTAGTQRQRGDVTSGGSFASTHDPRVHFGLGDITTIDSVEVRWPSGVKEKFAVTKVDQIVTLAEGKGARL; encoded by the coding sequence TTGAGCACAGCGGCATCAATCGCTCAGTCCACATCCCCGAACTCCCATTCCGACGCGCAATCTGACAAGCCTCAAGAGGGCGGCCAGGCTCCGGCAACAGGAGGATCAAACACCGGCGGAGCTCACCGCGCAGTCCTCGACGAAGAGAAGAGACCCATCACTGCCGGAGGCTTCGTAAAGAGTGGCCCAGTCATCTTTCAGGACATCGCCGCAAAAGCCGGACTGGCCTCATGGATCCACACCATGGGCACGCCCGAAAAAAGATTCATCATCGAAACAATCGGCTCCGGCGTCGGACTCATCGACTACGACAACGACGGCTGGCTCGATATCTATCTCGTCAACGGTTCCACCTCCGACGCTATCAGCGGCAAAGCAACACCCCCCCACGCCGCTCTCTTCCACAACAACCACGACGGTACCTTTACCGACGTCGCCGCGAAGGCACACGTCACCAATGACCGCTGGGGCGTCGGCGTCGCCATAGCGGACTACGACAATGACGGCTGGCCCGACATCTACGTCACCAACTTCGGCAAAAATCGTCTCTACCACAACAACCACGACGGAACCTTTACCGACGTCGCAGAGAAAGCTGGTGTCAGTCTTGGCAACTGGTCCACCGGCGCCACCTGGGGTGACTACGACGGTGACGGGCGACTCGATCTCTTTGTTCCCGGCTACGTTCACTACGACCTCGCAAATCAGCCCGGATCTGGCGGCAAGGAGGTCTCCTACAGCTTCTGCCAGTTTCGCGGCGAGAAGGTCATGTGCGGTCCGCGCGGTCTCAAGGGAGAGCCAGACCACCTCTTCCACAACAACGGCGACGGGACCTTCACTGACGTCAGCGAGAAAGCCGGTGTCTCCGACAAAAACGGCTTCTACGGTCTCGCCTCTGTCTTCGTCGATGTCAACAACGACGGCAAGCCCGACCTACTCGTCGCGAACGATTCAACGCCGAACTACCTCTACATCAACAAAGGCGACGGCACCTTCGAAGACGTGAGTTACGCCTCCGGATACGCACTCAATGAGAACGGCCGCGAGACCGCTTCAATGGGCATCGCCACTGGCGACTACCGAAATAACGGCCTGCTCGACATCTACAACACCACATTTTCTGACGACTACAACCCGCTCTACCGCAACGACGGCGACGTCAACTTCACCGATATCAGCTATCAGATGGGCATCGCCGAACCCACAATTCCTTTTCTCGGCTGGGGGACCGCATTCCTCGACTTCGACAACGACGGCTGGAAAGATCTGATCATCGCGAACGGCCACGTCTATCCGCAGGTCGATCACACATCCTGGGGGACCACCTGGGCAGAACGACCGCTCCTCTTTCACAACATCGAGGGTAAAAAATTTGATTTCGAACCTGCAGTCGAAGGCACCGCGCTCGCAAGCCTCTACGTTGGCCGCGGCATGGCGGTCGGAGATCTCTTCAACGACGGCAAGCTGGATGTCGTCATCAACTCCCTCGATGGTCACCCCGGCCTGCTCCGCAACGTCTCGCAAGACCATCACCACTGGATCGAACTGAAGCTGATAGGCGGTCCAAAGAGCCCAAGAGACGCCATCGGCGCCACGGTCTATCTCACCGCGGGAACCCAGAGACAACGCGGAGACGTTACCTCTGGTGGGAGCTTTGCCTCCACCCACGACCCGCGCGTGCATTTCGGCCTCGGCGACATCACAACCATCGACTCCGTTGAAGTTCGCTGGCCAAGCGGAGTCAAAGAAAAGTTCGCAGTTACCAAGGTTGACCAGATCGTTACTCTGGCAGAAGGTAAAGGAGCAAGACTCTAA
- a CDS encoding tetratricopeptide repeat protein: MALKSDGALASDAVTTPTQREVYTESVKQHYNFRFGADQPFLPSNATTETGQFINPKAFPTAKYCSHCHQEAHTEWRQSAHANSFRAPWYIRNTNLLTAEKGIEYTRHCEGCHNPIALVSGALTKGSPVNRKFDEDGITCTVCHSIQKVDARGTGSYVLAQPAALLDENNQPIYGEVSDKEILAHLDRHSKAVMKDFYRTSNFCAACHKAALPKQLNDYKWQRAIFLSDEWQLSSFAKQSPLPFYVKDQVSTCQTCHMTREALTTSDSGAKEGKLASHRWLGANTVLPKFYNYDTQMEKTIAFLKAGVFNVDIFGLERNGGKIIAPLGSDNFTVSPGDLLTTTIIIQNKGIAHSHVPEQRDMYESWVEFEAKDSSGRILMHSGAIQPNGDLDPRAHSFTNRLVNTKGTINDLHQVWDNRVVAYNNTIASGRSQLVRYQFKVPADAAGPITVTARVNYRRFDQHFMDFGMGKHYEMPVVAMSERTRTFTLGENPPAVDPQDNKLWMRWNNYGIAMLDAQQYAESGRAFEQVAKLRPDYADAFINIAIANFQWERYDASRASLNKALALSPHNSRALYYLALVERNQGQVDNAIADLRQVIEKFPNSRDAHKELGFSLYQQRKYDEARTEYETLQSIDPDDLAAHYILSIVYRRLGMKDKASHEAAMFADQKDDPTASTYALEFLRKHNEIASETVPWHTHTDSPVEPAANTGTSAR, from the coding sequence ATGGCCTTGAAAAGTGATGGAGCTCTCGCATCTGATGCTGTCACGACCCCCACGCAACGTGAGGTTTATACCGAATCAGTCAAACAACATTACAACTTTCGATTCGGCGCCGATCAGCCCTTCCTCCCGTCAAATGCAACCACCGAAACCGGCCAGTTCATCAACCCCAAAGCCTTCCCCACTGCCAAATACTGCAGCCACTGCCATCAGGAAGCGCATACAGAATGGCGTCAGTCCGCTCACGCCAACTCCTTTCGCGCCCCCTGGTACATCAGAAACACAAACCTGCTCACTGCGGAAAAGGGCATTGAATACACCCGCCACTGCGAAGGCTGTCACAACCCAATCGCCCTCGTCTCTGGCGCGCTAACCAAGGGCTCCCCGGTAAATCGCAAGTTCGACGAAGACGGAATCACCTGCACCGTCTGTCACTCCATCCAGAAGGTTGACGCCCGCGGCACAGGAAGCTACGTTCTCGCGCAGCCCGCAGCTCTGCTCGACGAAAACAATCAACCCATCTACGGCGAGGTCTCCGACAAGGAGATTCTCGCCCATCTCGACCGCCACTCTAAAGCCGTCATGAAGGACTTCTATCGCACCAGCAACTTTTGCGCTGCGTGTCATAAGGCCGCCCTCCCCAAACAACTCAACGACTACAAATGGCAGCGCGCCATCTTCCTCTCCGACGAGTGGCAGCTCTCCTCCTTCGCAAAACAGTCGCCGCTTCCCTTCTACGTAAAAGACCAGGTCTCCACCTGCCAGACCTGCCACATGACCCGCGAAGCTCTCACCACCTCCGACTCCGGCGCGAAAGAGGGCAAGCTTGCCTCTCACCGATGGTTAGGTGCCAACACTGTTCTTCCAAAGTTCTACAACTACGACACTCAGATGGAGAAGACCATAGCCTTCCTCAAAGCAGGTGTCTTCAACGTCGACATCTTCGGCCTCGAGAGAAACGGAGGCAAGATCATCGCGCCTCTCGGCAGCGACAACTTCACCGTCTCGCCCGGCGACCTCCTCACCACCACGATCATCATTCAGAACAAAGGCATCGCACACAGCCACGTACCCGAGCAGCGCGATATGTACGAGAGCTGGGTCGAATTCGAGGCCAAAGATTCCTCCGGCCGTATCCTGATGCACTCCGGCGCGATCCAACCCAACGGTGACCTAGACCCTCGCGCACACAGCTTCACCAATCGCCTCGTAAACACCAAAGGGACCATCAACGATCTTCACCAGGTCTGGGATAATCGCGTGGTGGCTTACAACAACACCATCGCCTCAGGCCGATCACAGCTCGTCCGCTACCAATTCAAAGTACCCGCGGACGCAGCCGGTCCCATCACCGTCACCGCGCGGGTCAACTATCGCCGATTCGATCAGCACTTCATGGACTTCGGAATGGGCAAGCACTACGAGATGCCCGTCGTTGCCATGTCCGAGCGCACACGCACCTTCACCCTCGGCGAGAATCCCCCCGCGGTCGACCCGCAGGACAACAAACTCTGGATGCGATGGAACAACTACGGCATCGCCATGCTGGACGCACAACAGTACGCAGAGAGCGGCCGCGCGTTCGAGCAGGTCGCCAAACTCCGTCCCGACTATGCCGACGCCTTTATCAACATTGCCATCGCCAACTTCCAGTGGGAGCGCTACGACGCCTCCCGCGCCAGTCTCAACAAAGCTCTCGCTCTCAGCCCTCACAACTCGCGCGCTCTGTACTACCTCGCACTAGTCGAACGCAACCAGGGCCAGGTTGACAACGCCATCGCAGACCTTCGCCAGGTCATCGAAAAATTTCCAAACTCACGTGACGCCCATAAAGAGTTAGGCTTCTCTCTCTATCAGCAGCGCAAGTACGACGAAGCTCGCACAGAGTACGAGACCCTCCAATCCATCGACCCAGACGATCTCGCTGCCCACTACATCCTCTCCATCGTCTACCGCCGTCTCGGCATGAAAGATAAGGCCTCTCACGAAGCCGCAATGTTCGCAGATCAAAAAGACGATCCCACAGCCAGCACCTACGCGCTCGAGTTCTTGCGCAAACACAACGAAATCGCATCGGAGACCGTACCCTGGCACACACACACAGATTCCCCCGTCGAGCCCGCCGCCAACACCGGAACATCTGCTCGATGA
- a CDS encoding c-type cytochrome, which translates to MNLLRSALFFALAAVSCLPAFAESAKQRGAALFVNNGCQHCHTIRNVGGDKGPDLSGVGRVLNKTQIRTQIVQGGREMPSFANILKTAEVDDLVAYLHSCRDKKPKYP; encoded by the coding sequence ATGAATCTGCTGCGCTCTGCACTCTTTTTTGCCCTCGCAGCCGTTTCCTGTCTCCCGGCATTCGCCGAGTCCGCGAAGCAGCGCGGAGCAGCATTGTTTGTAAATAACGGCTGCCAACACTGCCACACGATCCGCAACGTGGGCGGCGACAAGGGTCCCGACCTCTCCGGGGTAGGACGCGTGCTCAACAAAACTCAGATCAGAACGCAGATTGTTCAGGGGGGACGAGAGATGCCATCCTTCGCCAACATCCTGAAGACGGCTGAAGTGGATGACCTCGTCGCCTACCTCCACTCCTGCCGTGACAAAAAGCCGAAATATCCATAA
- a CDS encoding sensor histidine kinase translates to MNLLSRLHLVVRSSLIWTSCGIAVLSLSAHSQSLNNFGYQSWSTENGLPQNSAHQIFQSTDGYIWIATEGGVARFNGIDFKVFNHETTTEITSDDICCFAQSHASPLWIATSDGLLRYSAGTFHRYSAANGLPTGRILNLAAAEDGTLLILTTDGLASFDGQRFTTISLPSFAAPSAIATARDGSVWIASNSGIFQYQSGRVLPQPLNSIPAQKDITGLGFFRDRSLWLRTATSITVLQNGQTRTLPLSRDLAAAHIQSSLVDYQNQLWIGTNKGLFTLDKINNHPQPVPALSSDSILSLMQDEEGNLWVGTETSGLQILRHKNFRAIPALSDLPITAIAQASDGALWAGTSSDGLNRWQAENVQHLSTRTGLLSETILTLAPAGDGSMWVGTPDGLNRIEGAKVRTYTSADGLPDDLIRSLLSDDDGSLWIGTRRGLAHWQNNQFVTLTQSDGLGSDLVGALLRSHATSEHDLWIGTLNGLSRLRRGNITTFTTKDGLSGNTITSLAEDPTGTLWIGTKAAGLSVMSPAAGFAPLHRDDLPQTIDSILEDSHGNLWLSSGRGFTRVSASALVKCGSSSTCNPHPVSYGRADGMPTEEASGAGHPSAWKTTEGMLLFATRKGVAIADPSHLIENLIPPPVVIEQFTVDGVEIPLGATEKNIAPGHASFAFEYAGLSYVAPAKIRYRYILEGFDRQWTDAGSRRIAYYTNLPPRHYRFRVQAANNDGVWNEIGAQISFSVRPHFYRTLWFLLLLLLLIAAIALALYRLRVRRLESQFQAVLAERNRVAREIHDTLAQSFVGVSVQLELTSQLLAQSQVSAASQQVDRTRTYVREGLADARRSIWNLRAITAQNSLPTRLTQLAEQWSQKKLNTRLNISGTYRPLAQSFEDEVFRIAQESLANAARHANATQVSADLNYNSTRLTLRISDNGSGFSLAEEHLSANGHFGIKGMRERAAQINARLTIKSSPEDGTTVILEAHIAEGKETATHG, encoded by the coding sequence ATGAACTTACTTTCGCGCCTCCATCTCGTCGTGCGTTCTTCCCTCATCTGGACCTCGTGCGGAATCGCCGTACTCTCTCTCTCCGCACACTCCCAGTCACTGAATAACTTCGGCTATCAATCCTGGTCTACGGAAAACGGCCTTCCTCAAAACAGCGCCCATCAGATCTTCCAGTCCACCGACGGGTACATCTGGATCGCAACCGAAGGCGGCGTTGCTCGGTTCAATGGCATCGACTTCAAAGTCTTCAACCACGAAACCACTACCGAAATCACCAGCGATGACATCTGCTGCTTCGCCCAGAGCCACGCCAGCCCACTCTGGATCGCAACCTCCGACGGTCTCCTCCGATACTCGGCAGGAACGTTTCACCGTTACTCCGCCGCGAACGGATTACCCACTGGCCGCATCCTCAACCTAGCCGCCGCAGAAGATGGCACTCTCTTGATCCTCACCACAGATGGCCTCGCCAGCTTTGACGGTCAGCGTTTCACCACCATCTCTCTTCCGTCCTTCGCCGCCCCATCTGCAATCGCCACCGCTCGCGACGGCAGCGTTTGGATCGCATCGAACTCCGGAATCTTTCAATATCAAAGCGGCCGAGTTCTTCCTCAACCACTCAACTCTATCCCAGCGCAAAAAGACATTACAGGCCTCGGCTTCTTCCGCGACCGCAGCCTCTGGTTGCGCACCGCAACCAGCATCACAGTCCTGCAGAATGGCCAAACCCGAACACTCCCACTAAGCCGCGATCTGGCCGCTGCGCACATACAGTCTTCTCTCGTCGACTATCAAAACCAACTATGGATAGGAACCAACAAAGGCCTCTTCACCCTGGACAAAATCAACAACCATCCACAACCCGTCCCTGCCCTCAGCTCCGACAGCATCCTCTCCCTCATGCAGGATGAAGAGGGAAATCTCTGGGTAGGAACAGAGACCAGCGGCCTGCAAATCCTGAGGCACAAAAACTTCCGCGCCATTCCTGCCCTCTCCGACCTCCCAATCACGGCCATCGCACAGGCATCCGACGGCGCTCTGTGGGCAGGCACCAGCAGCGATGGCCTCAACCGCTGGCAAGCGGAAAACGTTCAGCATCTCTCTACCCGCACCGGCCTTCTCAGCGAAACCATCCTTACCTTAGCCCCGGCTGGAGACGGCAGCATGTGGGTCGGCACCCCCGACGGCCTGAACCGTATCGAGGGCGCGAAGGTTCGAACCTACACCTCTGCCGACGGGCTACCTGATGACCTCATTCGCTCTCTGCTGAGCGACGATGACGGCTCACTCTGGATCGGCACCCGCCGCGGCCTGGCGCACTGGCAGAACAACCAGTTCGTCACTCTCACTCAATCCGACGGTCTCGGAAGTGACCTCGTAGGCGCTCTGCTCCGATCTCATGCCACCTCCGAACATGACCTTTGGATAGGAACACTCAATGGACTCTCGCGCCTCCGAAGAGGCAACATCACAACCTTCACTACAAAAGATGGGCTCTCCGGAAACACCATCACCTCTCTCGCCGAAGATCCAACCGGCACACTTTGGATCGGAACGAAAGCAGCTGGACTCAGCGTCATGTCCCCCGCCGCCGGCTTCGCGCCGCTGCATCGAGACGATCTGCCCCAAACCATCGACTCGATCCTCGAAGACAGCCACGGCAACCTGTGGCTAAGTTCAGGTCGAGGCTTCACGCGCGTCTCCGCTTCAGCGCTTGTCAAATGCGGCTCGTCTTCAACCTGCAATCCTCATCCCGTCTCTTATGGCCGCGCCGATGGCATGCCAACCGAAGAAGCCTCCGGCGCGGGTCATCCCTCTGCATGGAAAACTACAGAAGGAATGCTCCTCTTCGCCACCCGCAAAGGGGTTGCCATTGCCGATCCTAGCCACCTCATCGAGAACCTCATCCCTCCCCCAGTCGTCATCGAGCAATTTACGGTAGATGGTGTTGAGATTCCCCTAGGAGCGACCGAGAAAAATATTGCCCCCGGCCACGCCAGTTTTGCGTTCGAATACGCCGGCCTCAGTTACGTAGCTCCTGCCAAGATTCGCTACCGCTATATTCTCGAGGGGTTCGACAGGCAATGGACCGACGCCGGCTCACGTCGTATCGCCTATTACACCAATCTCCCGCCGCGCCACTATCGCTTTCGCGTGCAAGCAGCAAACAACGATGGCGTATGGAATGAAATCGGAGCTCAAATTTCCTTCTCTGTGCGGCCGCACTTTTATCGCACCCTCTGGTTTCTCCTGCTGCTTCTTCTTCTCATCGCCGCCATCGCGCTTGCCCTCTATCGCCTCCGCGTTCGGCGGCTTGAATCACAGTTCCAGGCAGTTCTCGCTGAGAGAAACCGTGTGGCCCGCGAGATCCACGACACCCTGGCCCAAAGCTTCGTCGGTGTCTCCGTACAACTCGAACTCACCTCTCAGCTGCTGGCTCAGTCGCAAGTCTCCGCCGCCAGCCAGCAGGTCGACCGCACCAGAACTTACGTCAGGGAGGGCCTTGCCGACGCTCGTCGCAGCATCTGGAATCTTCGCGCGATTACTGCGCAGAACAGCCTACCCACCCGGCTCACGCAGCTTGCAGAACAGTGGAGCCAAAAGAAACTCAACACCCGCCTCAATATCTCCGGCACCTACCGCCCTCTCGCCCAGTCTTTTGAAGATGAGGTCTTTCGTATCGCCCAGGAGTCTCTGGCGAATGCCGCACGCCACGCAAACGCGACTCAGGTATCCGCAGACCTCAACTACAATTCAACTCGGTTAACATTACGCATCTCCGACAACGGCAGCGGATTTTCGCTTGCCGAAGAGCATCTCTCAGCAAACGGCCACTTCGGAATAAAAGGCATGCGCGAACGCGCAGCTCAAATTAATGCTCGACTGACGATAAAGAGCTCTCCCGAAGATGGCACGACCGTCATCCTCGAAGCGCACATCGCAGAAGGAAAAGAGACAGCAACCCATGGCTGA
- a CDS encoding response regulator: MAERIRILVVDDHHVVRQGLVALLSIMANIEVVGEASDGLQAIELYRTLKPDITLMDLQLPNLGGVDAILKIRADDSTARFIVLTTFDGDEDIFRSLQAGAKAYLLKGMTVDELLSTIQAVHSGRTLISPAIAEKLAERMSTQPLTNRELKVLERIVAGRANKEIASDLKISEATVKSHINSLLGKLGVSDRTHAATVALQRGIVHLK, from the coding sequence ATGGCTGAACGCATTCGAATCCTTGTAGTAGATGACCATCACGTCGTACGGCAGGGCCTCGTTGCTCTGCTCAGCATCATGGCCAACATTGAAGTCGTAGGTGAAGCCAGTGACGGACTCCAAGCCATCGAGCTCTACCGCACCCTCAAACCCGACATCACGTTGATGGATCTGCAGCTTCCTAACCTCGGCGGAGTCGACGCCATCCTGAAGATTCGTGCCGACGACTCCACCGCAAGATTCATCGTCCTCACCACCTTCGACGGAGATGAAGATATCTTCCGCTCCCTCCAGGCCGGCGCAAAAGCCTACCTCCTCAAAGGAATGACCGTTGACGAGCTCCTCTCCACCATCCAGGCAGTTCACAGCGGAAGGACGCTGATCTCTCCCGCCATCGCAGAGAAACTCGCCGAACGGATGAGCACGCAGCCCCTAACCAATCGCGAGCTGAAAGTCTTGGAGCGCATAGTAGCCGGCCGCGCTAACAAAGAGATCGCATCCGACTTGAAGATCAGCGAAGCCACCGTCAAGTCACACATCAACAGCCTGCTCGGCAAACTTGGCGTCAGCGATCGCACTCACGCCGCAACCGTAGCTCTCCAGCGGGGTATCGTACATCTCAAATGA
- a CDS encoding glycoside hydrolase family 130 protein has translation MKIDRVVIVVVTLFVANVLQAQSAATWEIGPFTRPANGNPVITPRPRSIFTDPVLGALVNWETLHTFNPAAIVRNGKIYVLYRAEDNSGTMQIGEHTSRLGLAESKDGIHFMRRSEPVFYPSKDAQQSREWPGGVEDPRIVETLDGSYVLTYTQWNRSTYSVGIATSADLTHWVKHGPAFAGASNGKYDQLKYKSAGIVTRLDNGRLIAAKINGKFWMYWGEGAIHLATSTDLIHWSPIENAQGDPIEILRPRPLHFDSTFPETGPPPVLTARGIVVLYNGKNSAREGDPDLGPNAYAVGEALFSGSDPSHLVEQTEHPVLRPTMPYEKTGQYAAGTTFSEGLVYFHNSWFLYYGCADSLVSVVTAPNK, from the coding sequence ATGAAAATTGATCGCGTGGTAATTGTCGTGGTGACACTATTCGTCGCGAACGTGCTCCAGGCGCAGAGTGCGGCCACATGGGAGATCGGCCCATTCACACGCCCAGCGAACGGCAATCCGGTCATCACTCCTCGTCCGCGATCCATCTTCACCGATCCTGTGCTCGGAGCCCTGGTTAACTGGGAGACCCTCCACACCTTCAACCCGGCAGCAATCGTTCGCAACGGCAAGATATACGTCCTCTACCGCGCAGAAGATAACTCCGGGACGATGCAGATTGGCGAACATACCTCACGGCTCGGTCTGGCGGAGAGTAAAGACGGTATTCACTTCATGCGGCGATCTGAGCCGGTCTTCTACCCATCCAAAGACGCGCAGCAATCTCGCGAATGGCCCGGTGGTGTCGAAGATCCGCGGATCGTCGAAACACTAGATGGCAGCTATGTCCTCACTTACACCCAATGGAATCGCAGTACCTACTCCGTGGGAATCGCAACCTCAGCCGACCTGACGCATTGGGTCAAACACGGTCCGGCATTTGCAGGCGCATCGAACGGCAAGTATGACCAGCTCAAGTACAAATCAGCAGGAATCGTAACTCGTTTAGACAACGGACGACTCATTGCCGCAAAAATTAACGGGAAGTTCTGGATGTACTGGGGAGAGGGTGCCATCCATCTGGCCACTTCCACCGATTTAATCCACTGGAGTCCCATAGAAAACGCTCAAGGTGATCCCATCGAGATCCTTCGCCCGCGTCCGTTACACTTCGACAGCACCTTCCCAGAAACAGGTCCGCCACCAGTCCTCACTGCTAGAGGAATCGTCGTTCTGTATAACGGAAAAAATTCTGCGAGGGAAGGCGATCCAGATCTCGGTCCGAATGCCTACGCCGTAGGCGAAGCGCTCTTTAGCGGCAGCGATCCCTCGCATCTCGTCGAACAGACGGAGCATCCGGTACTCAGGCCAACCATGCCATATGAGAAAACAGGACAATACGCTGCGGGCACAACCTTCTCAGAAGGCTTGGTCTACTTTCACAACAGCTGGTTTCTCTACTACGGTTGTGCCGACTCTTTGGTATCCGTCGTCACGGCGCCCAATAAATAA